Within the Musa acuminata AAA Group cultivar baxijiao chromosome BXJ2-9, Cavendish_Baxijiao_AAA, whole genome shotgun sequence genome, the region GCCTGGTCCTATATTCTGCAGTTTTAATGTGCTTAACCTTTGTATTCTCCACCTAACCACCATTGTTGGTTTCAAGTAAACCTAATTTTCCTTGAAAGACACTCAAAATTGTCCTAAAATATGGCATAGGTTTAATGTGATCAGATCATGTGTATGACTAAATTAGTCATATATCATCATAGACCTATGTAAAGCTTCAACTTTAGTATCTCCAACCATAATCACATGTATCAATGTATGTGATCAAATTTATATACCTCACCTTTGGAGGAGAGCTAAGAGTCCCAGAAGGTTTTGCAAGTCCAATGACATCTGTAGGTAATTCTTCCCCCGAGAAAACTCCAACCATTGTtgcaaaatttacttatatccTATATGCACTATAACAACTAGAATTTCTTATGACAGCCAGTATAAGAATCCCAGTAACCTATGTGCATTATATCCTTAATGTTCATTTTACATCCAAAAAGCTGCTTGCAGAAATAACTAGCTTTCACAAGCGAGAGGACCAACAACTCAGAAAATTGGCATCAGTCACATCAAAGTGATGGACGAAGAAACTAGTCCTTATGCAGCTAGTGAATCCATGATCCACACAATGAAAGAGGGGACAAGAAGAAAATTGAAGGCAGACATCGAAAGGGTCTTGTGAATTTGGGGGTCAGGAACAGTATTTAGTATTCGTAGCTTAGATGTTTTTCTAGAAAATCTCTATCAATGAGTACTCACTGATcacttcttcttttattttcagttgtcactaataaatttattttaatgcaCTATCATCTTCTTTTGCAATTCAAGTAATATAATATATCATGGTGACTAATTAAACGCATAGATGAAATCAGTTAATTGCGGCTGCTGGGCAACAAATCCTAACCAACTTAAAAAAGTCAGTGACCTTGGTTTGTCCAAACAACCAAGAGAGATAAATACCCATGCAATAAGGGATCAAACAGTAATAATACAATCTTATCTTTCTGCAATCTAATAACAGATTCATACCGATGAGAGATCTCAACAAAGCAACACAATAACTTCAATCTTTATGCAATTTTGTCACAACCTAGAATCCAGATCAGGAGGAGTCGTACCGTGAGCTTACCGAGAGGCTCCGGCGCCGGGGCGGTGTCGGGAGTCGGGCCATCGATCGGGGGATCTATGGCGAGCGGTTTGTAGGCCGGGGAGGCGATGGAGGGGGAGAAGAGGAGGGTGTGGCGGAGGCCGACGAAGGAGAGAATCTGTGCCCACGAGGGGGTTCCCCGAACGATCTGGAGCAGGAGACGGAACAGGATCGCCACCCAGTTCACCAGAGCCCGCCATGCCCGGACGCTCTTGGTCGTCGTGTTCGCCGTAGCGGCGGCGTACCACGGCGAGCACATTCCGGACTGGGCCAGCTCGGCCATGGCGGCAACACCAGAAGACGACGGAGACGGAAGCGGCGGCGCACACGTGCCGGATCGCGGTTGGTCGGAAGATCGGCGTGGGGGATCCGACGATGAGGTCGAGCGACGGCAGCCGACGGGAAGTGGGGAGGCGGGCCTCGGGCGGGCGCGAGACGAACATATAAAGCAGGCCTCGATGGCAGTTGGGCGTGGCTATTGATGTCGACGTTGGCGTCGGCCACCGACGCCACGTCGACCTTTGAGATCCGTGTAGGGTGTGTTATGATGGAGGATTCTGGATTCTctccattttctttttttaattttattttattgttttccTAAAATTATTCTGAAAGTGATAAAAGGAGGAAAAAAAATAAGAttctaatatttaaataaaataaataaaatgaatgaATGATTCCTTTCCTCTCTCTTAAGTTGTTTACGCCTTCTTGAAGTCTCTCTCTGTATCGTCTCCGTTTGGATGATGAAGCGTTAAATGAGATAGCCACCGGAAGAGGATGGGTCGGCTTCTTGGCATGTGGGGGTGCACGTGCTGCAGGGTGATGGACAGCTAAGCTTAGATTAGAGTATGACTTGGACCTCAGGGAGATCATCAAACTTCAATAACTTAACACATCGAACACGGTTCAGATCACTGAATCATTGTTATTGTGAGAATCTTAGGGATGATAGCGAGTCAACTATAATCGGATTAataatgattatttaattcaaatttttatgtaattcataGAATTCAGACTTACACCCAAACCGATATGCATCATACCATTTCAAACGATACAACAATCATAAATCACAACAGTCTTTCACAGTATAGTTCATGTTCTTTTGAGCACAAAATAGACCACAAGTCTAGTTTCCacatagaagaagaagaactggTGGACCACCCAACAAATTGTACTAACCAGTGAGCAATGTTATTAACCTCTCAAAATACATGAGAGAATTTGCACCCCATACATTTATCAGGAGTATTCTTAACACAATTCAAAAGAAACTAAGGGGTCCTCCGGTTCAAAATTTTGATCAGGATCTCAGCATCCAAGCCTATTATATTCATTAATAaactaattttttatataaaaatatatgaggaatataagatttgatcacACAATCCTGTTATCAACAGTCAAAATCTATATCCTTCGGAGAACCCTAAGTCGAGATCGGCATCTGGTGGCGATCTGCCTGCACGACTTCAGAAAAGAGATAAGGTTATTAAACCTAATGctgcaaaaaaatataaatctacAGAAAAAAAGTTCTTAAGAGAGTGAATTACTGGCATGGCATAACCATCATTAAGACATGATTGAAATGAAATGGAGGCTTATTTTTTAAAGGAAGATGAAATGGAGAATCCTCTGGCTTTACATAATGAGATACCAATATATGCTAAATTATTTGTTTTCTCCATTGCAAATATATGAGCCAAAACAGTTCCATTAAACAATGCTAATTGTTCTGTTGCCAAACGAAATTTCCGGGCTTCTACTGGCACTAGTTGAAAGACAAAATGGGTTAGTAGGATATAACGAAACCCAAACCTTTTGCAGTCCAGAAGTGATTTCATCGGTCTCCATGTGCTCCATGTGATGGGTGGCATCTACAACTAAgtgaagctcttcatgagcaaagTCTTCCTCCATAAGCGGTGGTAGCAGAAAGGTTAAGCTCCTGGCATCATCATTATTCTCAAAATACTTTGCAAGTTCTGTGGcacaagatataggatactttcaCATCATTTTAAGGAGAGAATTCATAATATCAAGTCCGTAAACATAATCAGTAAATGAATAATTACAACAGACCGAATCATTTATTactacagcaacaacaacaatagtTAAGTTCAGAGTGCTAACCGAATCACTCGGTATCATTTATTACTCAGGTTACTAAAAAACGTCTGCATTCTCTGAGTTGTAATTAATATCAAACAGATAAATAGATCATCCAACCAGACTAAACTGAACTAAGAAAGAATACAGCTCTATTTAATGTAAGACAAAATGGGATTTATGAGAATTTTTTGCACCTGGTGAACGAGGCTACATCTCTCTGGATGTCATGAGATGGGCAAACTTGAGATTGAGGACCAGATTCTCTGCCTCACCTCACATTCAAGCCAGCACACTGTGACTTATTCTATGGTTGTACTGGTCAAACGACATTTAAGCCATCACAATTACTGTATACTGTGTGCAATGTATCGGCTTTCCATGTATGCTTTGCACCACAGGTTCTCACAGTCAATCAGATGGTCGAGATTTGCTGAAGTTCATTGAAACAAGTGATCGGAAGAGTGCATTCTTACAGGATATAAAAGAAAAGAGGTGacatgaacctaaaaagaagttGAAGATGAAAAGTAACACTCTACAAGTAATGATGGTGATAGAAGAATCCACAGAAGAGATTGTTATGTGGAAGACCACCAATGGACTAATCTGAACATGAAATAAAATTGATGGAGACGAAAAAGCAGTAAAGGATGGTGAACCACTTATGCCGACGGAGAGAAGGAAACCCCTCCAAAATGTGGATGGATGGTCTAGTGGGCTCCCGAGTGTGGCAAAGCTTCACACTCCTACTTCTAGTCCTAGTGGCACTAGAGTTATAGTAGCAGAGTTACCTTTACTATGCAGGTCATGGTTCGTAATCTTGTAGGGGATAATGGTTTTACATGTATGCTAACACATCACATTTGAAGTATATCATTCCATAAATTTACAATATATAAGGTTACATAGCCATAGGCCTTTTACTTTTGTCGAACAAGACTTTCATAAAGCTTTCAAGAAGTAATCAGAGCTAATCTTGTTTAAATAATGAGCTGCTCAAGATTGGAATGATAGCATAAAAAAAGCTGAGCACTAGAGCTGAAATACCTTTTCTGTAAGGTTGCACCATCGTGTGTTGCGAGTTGCACCTACCTGTCCTGCAGGTTACAGCAAAGACAGCATGGCAGAATATAATTTTAAGTATTTATGAACTTCAAAAACTACAAATGCTTTCTGCAAAAACAGTATGACAGGATACAATGGTAAAGtacaaatcaatcacaaaatccaCAACTATAATCATAGCATCCATCAACATCAAGTCCTCCATGAAAAATAAACAATAGTGAATGTGCATGTCTTCATCAATTGTTAACCCTAAGCTCTTGCATCATCTTCACCATTCTTGAACATTAAGGTTGATGGTAAGAGTTAAACTTCTAATAAAGTTTGACATAACATTTCTTGCCTCCTGTAATAATGAAATACTTAAAGATGCTCGAACAGAGTATTCACAATATAAAGCCCACATGAAATACAAAATATTTCTAACCTGTTTGTGGCTTTCAACAAGCAAACTTTGATATGTCCCATTTCATGATACTAACAAGGccatacaaaaaaaaatgatcGTTGATAATATGAATGTTCTGGACATCATGCATAAAACCAGATCATTGATAAGGTTGACAACTCCCGCTGACCGAAAAAATAGGTTGACCATTCACATTCAGTGGATCAGCAATGTTAAACTTTTGCCTAAACTGTTCAATGAAATCTAATGCAATTTGTGTGTTATCTTCGGATGTGCATCCAAAATCTGCAAACACGGCAGACTTTTTGGATATCAAATCATACCGCCGCATCTCAGGAGTTGAATTCCAGTTATTATAGCTGACTTTTACTTTTGTGTGTTCCCTTCTGAAGTCCTTCCTCCACCTTGGAAGAATGTACTTTTGTGGCACCAAATACACACCTTTCACTGTGAGTAAAGTAATGGTATGGCGACATAAAATTCCTTGAAACTCAAATAAACGACAACTGCATCTCACATCAAATTCTGCCTGCTTGAAATAAACAGTGAAACAGACCTTTTGGTTACTCAAGCCATTCTCAACAACCATGTCTTCTATAACCTCATACACACCAAAGTCATCTTCTTCTTTCATGGAATGCACATAACAGAACATTTTCCCCTTAAACTCCTCCTGAATTTCTTTAAATTTATTATTGGTGTATGCTTGTTGAAATTGTTTCTCGATATTGTAGTGACTTACGCAGGGACAATAGCAGTTCAACGAGTTCAAATCTTCTTGTAATTCTTTCTCAACTTTAGTCTTTAGTGCTTTATCATATCGTTCCACAAACTGTTTTAGCGTGGTTTTCGAGTTCACATGTCCTTCAAAGAATTCATGCACATTTTCACTTCTCTGTGTTGTCGACATTCCTGCCCAAAAACTATCTTTCACATAAACTGGAACCCAACGATGACGGTCGTCATACAATGTACTCAACCATGCATTAGATTGAAGACTATACTTCTGAATCATCTGGCCCCagttgaaatcaaactcttctttgCTCATCGAGTCATATACAGCTTGCATCAAGGTGGCTTTCACTTGTTCATTGTTGGAATGACAGCTTAAATTTCCATGAATTTTCTTCATTATTTGCCATAAACACCATCTGTGTTGAGCCTCAGGGAAGACAATCTCGATGGCCTTATGTATAGCCATATCTTGATCAGTAATTACAGCCTTTGGTGCATTGCCAGACATGCATGCAAGCCACTGCATGAACAACCACACAAATGTTTCGGTATCCTCACCCGATACGAGCCCACAACCAAAGAGCAAAG harbors:
- the LOC135622500 gene encoding uncharacterized protein LOC135622500 isoform X1; this translates as MGHIKVCLLKATNRTGRCNSQHTMVQPYRKELAKYFENNDDARSLTFLLPPLMEEDFAHEELHLVVDATHHMEHMETDEITSGLQKSCRQIATRCRSRLRVLRRI
- the LOC135622500 gene encoding uncharacterized protein LOC135622500 isoform X2; its protein translation is MGHIKVCLLKATNRTGRCNSQHTMVQPYRKELAKYFENNDDARSLTFLLPPLMEEDFAHEELHLVVDATHHMEHMETDEITSGLQKADRHQMPIST